The following nucleotide sequence is from bacterium.
TACGGGCTAGGGAGGGGGGTGGGGTGGTACGAGGCGAAAGCGGCGGGGTTAGGAAACCCCGCCCTACATTTCGGCGCAATAGGGTTGATGATTAAACGGGCGGGTGTGGACACCCGCCCCTACATCCATTCACGGCGATAACCCGTAGGGGCGACCGTCCACGGTCGCCCGCGGCGGGGAAAGGATTCCCCGCCCTACTCGTCGGGGTCGGCACGCAGGCAGTACACGTGCCCCGCGAAATCGCCGATGTACACGAAGCCGTCGGCCACGGCGGGGACGCCGTCCTCCACTATCCCCGGCACGCTCTGCTCCCAGATCACCGACGCGTCGGCCAGCGTCAGGCAGGTCACCGTGTTCCCCTCACCGAAGAAGACGTTTCCATCGTCAATCGCCACGCCGGAAATCTCCGCCCCGTCGTAGGTCCGGACCCACACCTCGGCCCCCGAGGCCGCGTCCAGGCAGTAAACCGTGTCGTCCGCGGCGAAGACCACGTAGGTCCCGTCGCTCACGGGCTCCGTGGGGAAGTTCGCCCCCGAGGCATACTCCCAGGCCACGGCGCCGTCCTCGGCGTTCCGGGCGGCCAGGACGCCGTAGCCGTCGGCGGTGTAAACGAAGTCGCCGTGCTCTTCCGGTCTGCGGTGGATGTAGTTCGTCGCCGGCGATTGCCAGACGACCGAGCCGTCAACGGCGTCCAGGCAGGTGACGAAGTTCCCCCCGTTGAACTCGGCCAGGTAGATGTACCGGCTCCCGGCGGTGCTGGTCATGAACGCGCCGGAATGGTA
It contains:
- a CDS encoding PQQ-binding-like beta-propeller repeat protein, which produces MRPTAVIFLLVSALMLCFGLLFCTTPADGDGDGDGDGDGDGDGDNPRLVWTYATGGSVVARPVVYEGSVFVGSRDGNLYCLAAEDGAEVWRFTADGPILERASVEYDPGEDVLVFFNSHTDDGRESSKTLFALDAADGTEEWHKNLSGVLTTGPNWLGNVVADGHYAPSDTDDLYCLRSADGSVVWRYHSGAFMTSTAGSRYIYLAEFNGGNFVTCLDAVDGSVVWQSPATNYIHRRPEEHGDFVYTADGYGVLAARNAEDGAVAWEYASGANFPTEPVSDGTYVVFAADDTVYCLDAASGAEVWVRTYDGAEISGVAIDDGNVFFGEGNTVTCLTLADASVIWEQSVPGIVEDGVPAVADGFVYIGDFAGHVYCLRADPDE